DNA sequence from the Desulfobulbaceae bacterium genome:
CATATCCTACGCATGGCCATGCCGGTTTCAGCTATGGATCAGGCACTACAGACTCTTAGAATTAAAGTCGCACTCTCGGGCCTTATGGTCGTGCTGTTAGCAATGTTTGCCGCAATTCTTGTTTCACGAAGAATCAGCCGGCCACTGGAAATAATGACCGAGGTCTCAAAACAGTTTGCCAAAGAAAATTTCACCACCTCATTGCCCATAACTCCCCACTGTTCGCTTGAAGTGGCAAGCTTGGCAACCGCCATGAACAGCATGGCTCAAAAACTGCGAGAACGCTTTAATACTATTGTCCAGCAGCGCAACGAACTACAGACAATTCTCACTTCAATGGCAGAGGCGATTTTAGTTGTTGACAATGACAAGCAAATTAAAACTCTTAATACTGCTGCAACCTTTCTTTTTGGGATTTCAGCCCACAAAGCAATCAACAAAAGCACCCAGGAGATTCTTAGAAATATCAACATTGAACGACTGGTGAACGCAACTCTTACCAGCGTAAAAGTAGTAACAGAGGAGATCACCATAGATAAAGGTGGAGAAAAACTCTTCCTCCAATACAGCGGGGTCCAGCTTCATGGCGACAGCGGTCATTCGTTCGGTGCAGTAATGACTTTCAATGATGTTACCCACATTCGTAAACTGGAAAACATCAGACAGGAGTTTGTGGCCAATGTTTCTCATGAGCTAATGACACCCCTCACTTCAATAAAAGGGTATGCGGAAACCATTCTCGACAGCACTCAAGACGACAAAGAACAGACTGAAAAATTTCTGCAGATCATTCTTCGCCAGTCTGACCGCCTACAGGCAATTGTCAGTGACCTGTTGGAACTTTCAAGAATTGAACAGGAGATTGAACATAATGAGATCCATCTTGTGCAAACCAATTTAAAGACAGTACTTGAACAAGCCATACAGGTATGCACTCACAAAGCTGCCGAAAAACATATGGAGATCCAGCTTGAGTGTCCCCCTCTACTCACAGCCCCAATTGATCCACAGCTAATGGAGCAGGCCACAGTAAACCTTCTGGTTAATGCAATAAAATACAGTCATCCGGCTAATCCGATTAAGATTAACGCTGGGCTCCTGAGTACAGGAAACAATCAAGAGATGATCTCTATCAGCATCCGTGATTTCGGAATAGGAATTGGCCAGGAGCACCTCCCTCGCCTTTTTGAACGCTTTTACCGAAGCAACAAGGATCGCAGCAGAAAACTGGGTGGCACAGGCCTTGGGCTTGCCATAGTCAAGCATATCGTCCAAGCCCATAACGGCAGCGTCGAGGTCATCAGTGAAGTCGGAAAGGGCACAACTTTCACCATAGTGATTCCGACGGGGACTCAGAGGGATTTTCCTGCCATGCAAAAATGAAAACTCCTATGCTATCAAAGTGGATGGCTAGCCGAACCAAAATAACCCTTCTGTGAAACCTGTAAAGTTCAAAATACAGCATCTCAGCCCGAGGTATCGATCGGTTATTGCCATCGCTTTCATCTATTTTTTACTGTCGGGTTGCCTCCATCATCATAAAAGGCTGGAGCCAGAAACAACCGCCGAGGCAAAACTGCTGCAAGGCGACCTGGTTACCGCCCTTGGCTACCAGGATGACGAAGCCGAGCGTCTGGCCAAAACTGCCCTGTTCACAACCCGCACCCTTTCACAAAAATACCGACCTGCCAGATTTCCACTCTTTAATAATTTTTTGGTACATATAGGTCTTAAATCTAGAGGACTCTGCTGCCACTGGACTGAAGAGCTTCTTAACTCCTTGCAAGATTTAGAGTTGAAACAATTTAGCATCATCTGGGCAGTCAGCAATTATGGCGGTTTCAGGGAACACAGCAGTGTTGCTGTTATCCCGGCAAATCAACCTTTCGAAAACGGACTCATTCTTGACCCCTGGCGCAATGCCGGCATTCTTTACTGGGGTCAAATCTCCAAAGATACCTATGACTGGCAACCCCATCCAGGGCACAACAACCCAACGGACAGTATTGAGTGCAAGGCAGATTCAAACTGAATAGGAGGCTGTCCGAGAATAGCCATTTCATAAAAAAAAAGCCCCACCTCAAAACTGGGAGAGGCAGGGCCGGGAGGGGCAAAATCCAACAAAACTGTAAAGGAGTCGTGTCTAAATCAAAAAACCGACTCCATGAACTTCTGTCTATAATTTAAACAACAGTTCACTGTAGGTAGGAACTGGCCAAATGTCGGAAGGTGTAAGCTGCTCAAGGGCATCAATATCTTCGCGAAGATCAACCATTGCAGGCAAAACCTTTTCTAGATACGCCACTGCTTGTTTATCAACCTGACCGATGCCCTGTGCTTTTGAGGTTTCGACTTCAAGTTTTTCAAGCTTCTTGGTTGCAGATAAAAGCAGGGTATCTACCTTAGCCAGAAGTGCATTCTGCACGGAGCTGTGTTTACCGGAAGCGGCTGCCGAATTACCCAGCTCTGTCATGAAACGAATAATTGCAGGGACGTACTGTCGTTTTACCATCTCAATAGAGGCGAGGGCTTCAATGTTGATGTTTTTTCCGTACTGCTCAACATAGATCTCATAGCGCGAATGCAGCTCCTCTTTACTCAAGACATTGTATTTACCGAAAAGTTTGATCGCTTTCGGGGTGACGAAAGATTTAAGTGCATCAACGGTGTTACGCAGATTGGGAAGCTTGCGTTTTGCCGCTTCTTTCCCCCAGGCATCCGAATAGTTATCACCATTGAAGATAATACGACTATGATTAGCCACAGTGTCTTTAATAATTGCAGCAATCTCCTTATTTACATCTTTGGCCTTCTCAAGTCTGGTGGCAATTTCGTCAAATGCTTCAGCGGCAATGGTGTTTAAGGTGACGTTGGGCCCTGAAATTGACTGCGAGGAGCCAACCATACGAAACTCGAATCTATTACCGGTGAAGGCAAATGGAGAAGTGCGGTTACGATCGGTATTGTCTTTGGGCAGTGAAGGCAATGTGTCGGTACCAATATTAACAAACGGGCTGTGGTCTGGTTTGATATATTTTTTCCCGGCCGCCAGGCTGGTTAAAATATCATTTAATTCAGTTCCCAAAAAGACGGAAATGATTGCAGGGGGAGCCTCGTTGGCGCCAAGGCGATGGTCATTCCCGGCGCTACCGCAAGTTCCTCGCATAATGTCTGCGTGGAGATCAACAGCTTTAAGCAAACCGCAGAGCACAACAAGAAACTGGGCATTTTCCTCAGGTGTACTGCCAGGATCAAGAAGGTTAAGGCCGTCATCGGTGCAAACCGACCAGTTATTGTGCTTACCGGAACCATTAACTCCCTTGTACGGTTTTTCATGGAGTAAGCAAACCATTCCGTGCCGAATCGCAACTTTCTGCATGGTTTCCATAACCAGCTGATTCTGGTCTGCCGCAATGTTGGTTGTTGAGAAAACAGGGGCCATTTCGTACTGTGACGGAGCAACCTCATTGTGTTTGGTCTTGGAGGTAATGCCCATTTTCCAAAGCTCAATATCCAGGTCTTTCATGTAGGCTGCAACACGGTCTTTAATAGCGCCAAAATATTGATCTTCAAGTTCCTGACCTTTGGGAGCCGGAGCACCAAAGAGACTGCGACCGCCAGCCATCATATCAAGACGTTTAGCGAAGAGCTCTTTATCGACCAAAAAGTATTCCTGCTCAGCACCAACAACAGAGGTAACTCGGCTTGAAGTTGTATTGCCAAGTACCGTCAAGACACGCATTGCCTGCTTGGAAACAGCTTCCATTGAGCGCAGCAACGGTGTTTTTTTGTCCAGAGCTTCACCATTATAGGAGCAAAAAGCAGTGGGGATACAGAGGGTCACATCACCGGCAGCGTCTTCTTTGAGAAAGGCTGGAGATGTGCAGTCCCAGGCAGTATAGCCACGAGCCTCAAAGGTCGCGCGCAGACCGCCGCTCGGAAAGGAGGACGCATCCGGCTCACCCTGAGTCAGTTGTTTTCCAGAGAACTCCATAAAAACGCCGCCATCAGCTGTTGGAGAGATAAAGGAGTCATGCTTTTCTCCTGTAGAGCCCGTAAGTGGCTGAAACCAATGAGTATAATGAGAGGCACCTTTTTCTATGGCCCAATCCTTCATCGCATTTGCCACGACTGCAGCAGTCTCAGTCTGCAATGACGCACCCCGCTTTATGGTATTTTGTAATGATTTGTAAGCTTCTTTAGGCAAACGTTCTTTCATTATTTTGTCGTTAAAAACATTGCAGCCGAAAAGATTCGGAACGCCCATTGGTGTTTTTGATGCCATTGTTAAAATCTCCTTAGTTCACGTTAATTGTGGATGGTTACCAAAAATAATTTTCACTAACCGTCATATAATATTTGCAAGAAAAAA
Encoded proteins:
- a CDS encoding glutamine synthetase III, encoding MGVPNLFGCNVFNDKIMKERLPKEAYKSLQNTIKRGASLQTETAAVVANAMKDWAIEKGASHYTHWFQPLTGSTGEKHDSFISPTADGGVFMEFSGKQLTQGEPDASSFPSGGLRATFEARGYTAWDCTSPAFLKEDAAGDVTLCIPTAFCSYNGEALDKKTPLLRSMEAVSKQAMRVLTVLGNTTSSRVTSVVGAEQEYFLVDKELFAKRLDMMAGGRSLFGAPAPKGQELEDQYFGAIKDRVAAYMKDLDIELWKMGITSKTKHNEVAPSQYEMAPVFSTTNIAADQNQLVMETMQKVAIRHGMVCLLHEKPYKGVNGSGKHNNWSVCTDDGLNLLDPGSTPEENAQFLVVLCGLLKAVDLHADIMRGTCGSAGNDHRLGANEAPPAIISVFLGTELNDILTSLAAGKKYIKPDHSPFVNIGTDTLPSLPKDNTDRNRTSPFAFTGNRFEFRMVGSSQSISGPNVTLNTIAAEAFDEIATRLEKAKDVNKEIAAIIKDTVANHSRIIFNGDNYSDAWGKEAAKRKLPNLRNTVDALKSFVTPKAIKLFGKYNVLSKEELHSRYEIYVEQYGKNINIEALASIEMVKRQYVPAIIRFMTELGNSAAASGKHSSVQNALLAKVDTLLLSATKKLEKLEVETSKAQGIGQVDKQAVAYLEKVLPAMVDLREDIDALEQLTPSDIWPVPTYSELLFKL
- a CDS encoding PAS domain S-box protein — translated: MRAKKLVWHIFPANLLITVGSLLALLWYSSVAFNTFYNNWLAADLEDRAYLIEEQIATLVGQNKPQELKALCRRLGRKTSTRITVIQPSGKVVADSDEDPDIMSNHSNRPEIVTAFSGKTGSQLRVSATLGVKMLYVAIPFTHKDGDTNKFHILRMAMPVSAMDQALQTLRIKVALSGLMVVLLAMFAAILVSRRISRPLEIMTEVSKQFAKENFTTSLPITPHCSLEVASLATAMNSMAQKLRERFNTIVQQRNELQTILTSMAEAILVVDNDKQIKTLNTAATFLFGISAHKAINKSTQEILRNINIERLVNATLTSVKVVTEEITIDKGGEKLFLQYSGVQLHGDSGHSFGAVMTFNDVTHIRKLENIRQEFVANVSHELMTPLTSIKGYAETILDSTQDDKEQTEKFLQIILRQSDRLQAIVSDLLELSRIEQEIEHNEIHLVQTNLKTVLEQAIQVCTHKAAEKHMEIQLECPPLLTAPIDPQLMEQATVNLLVNAIKYSHPANPIKINAGLLSTGNNQEMISISIRDFGIGIGQEHLPRLFERFYRSNKDRSRKLGGTGLGLAIVKHIVQAHNGSVEVISEVGKGTTFTIVIPTGTQRDFPAMQK